A DNA window from Brassica napus cultivar Da-Ae chromosome C1, Da-Ae, whole genome shotgun sequence contains the following coding sequences:
- the BNAA01G20230D gene encoding protein BUNDLE SHEATH DEFECTIVE 2, chloroplastic, with protein sequence MANSLCFFSSPPTFCFQSPIKTPKPTHFFPLGDKKSSLAQKGEVFQTSKSKSFEIQATDGTQTTKMSSIVCQKCEGNGAVACSQCKGGGVNLIDHFNGQFKAGGLCWLCRGKKEVLCGECNGAGFLGGFLSTFDE encoded by the exons ATGGCGAATTCACTatgcttcttctcttctcctcctacCTTTTGCTTCCAGTCTCCCATCAAAACCCCTAAACCTACTCACTTCTTCCCACTAGGTGATAAGAAGTCGTCGTTGGCTCAGAAAGGAGAAGTGTTTCAGACTTCCAAATCCAAAAGCTTCGAAATTCAG GCCACAGACGGTACTCAGACCACTAAAATGAGCAGCATAGTTTGTCAAAAATGTGAAGGGAATG GTGCTGTGGCATGTTCTCAATGCAAAGGGGGTGGTGTGAATTTGATTGATCATTTTAATGGGCAGTTTAAAGCTGGTGGCCTCTGTTGGCTTTGCAG AGGTAAAAAGGAGGTTTTGTGTGGAGAGTGCAATGGAGCTGGTTTCCTTGGTGGTTTCTTGAGCACCTTTGACGAGTAA
- the LOC106450680 gene encoding transcription factor bHLH47 codes for MNQQNSGKASILCEATKFLKDVFGQSESLRKEQTALLSESNYLTTEKNELKEETSVLETEISRLHSEIEARVNQSKPDLNTSPAPEYHHQQYPQLASQFSGLPIFQGAGFQQSSATPPGATVIVLPMHPDLQTQDTSDLTGHLQTQAPTVMYNSSSVSKPCPRYASAADSWPSRLLGERLRVSE; via the exons ATGAATCAGCAGAACAGTGGGAAAGCCTCCATACTGTGTGAAGCTACTAAGTTTTTGAAGGACGTGTTTGGTCAAAGTGAGTCCCTTAGAAAGGAGCAAACTGCTCTCCTCTCTGAATCTAACTAC TTAACCACAGAGAAGAATGAACTCAAGGAAGAAACATCAGTACTTGAGACCGAGATCTCAAGACTACATTCCGAGATAGAAGCAAGAGTGAACCAGTCAAAACCTGACTTGAACACGTCCCCTGCGCCTGAGTACCATCATCAACAGTATCCCCAACTTGCATCTCAGTTTTCAGGACTCCCTATTTTCCAAGGAGCCGGCTTTCAACAATCTTCTGCAACTCCTCCTGGTGCCACGGTTATTGTCCTTCCAATGCATCCTGATCTCCAGACACAAGATACTTCAGACTTGACAGGGCACCTGCAGACACAAGCGCCAACGGTGATGTATAATAGCTCAAGTGTGAGTAAGCCATGTCCAAGGTATGCTAGCGCGGCTGACTCATGGCCTTCTCGGCTACTTGGAGAGCGACTGAGAGTTAGCGAATGA